One Kitasatospora sp. NBC_01266 genomic window carries:
- a CDS encoding nitroreductase family protein, whose translation MTAPPGAAARRYHQEFGSRLPRPAGPGTARTAVPAPRSFPHTPLHPLNYPPAAEIGPGAQLGDLLGSLYGVTRLLWSIGGVTAARPVPSGGGVYPCEVYVAAPRLGLAHYLPTAHALEQLSGADRRAEIVGRLADPPVGEPALVLVLSCARERNTVRYGEFGRRLQVLDTGVLAGQALALWAAAGLTAQLHSRFDEAGLAELLGLDPAVESVRAVVTTGPAEVLPAAPPLATAPPAAAPPATAPRAAAFPASAFGERRSARGGFHPVAVSRAELDAVLAAARVTDSGDGAIDGFAGIEPYCLVNRVEGVAPGCYRHDPGSGQLHRVGDGPPPGALFPVGPSAVACYEAAFAVLVTGDYERGYPRFGDRWYRMQNLAAGIAGQRVCLAAAAQPVPSRAAGRSLGSRLHCDFLIEGADALLGEAAGSRTTLLVALVGPAQVGSTPEQQPGRPAGARTADTPTADTRTGGAGRW comes from the coding sequence GTGACGGCGCCACCGGGTGCGGCTGCCCGCCGCTACCACCAGGAGTTCGGCAGCCGACTGCCGCGCCCCGCCGGCCCGGGAACGGCGCGCACGGCGGTGCCCGCGCCGCGAAGCTTCCCGCACACCCCGCTGCACCCGCTCAACTACCCGCCCGCCGCCGAGATCGGCCCCGGCGCGCAGCTCGGCGACCTGCTCGGCTCGCTCTACGGGGTGACCCGGCTGCTCTGGTCGATCGGCGGGGTGACGGCGGCCCGACCGGTGCCGTCCGGCGGCGGGGTGTACCCGTGCGAGGTCTACGTCGCGGCGCCGCGGCTCGGCCTGGCCCACTATCTGCCCACCGCCCACGCGTTGGAGCAGTTGAGCGGCGCGGATCGGCGCGCGGAGATCGTCGGCCGACTCGCCGATCCCCCGGTCGGCGAACCGGCGCTGGTCCTGGTGCTCAGCTGTGCTAGGGAGCGGAACACCGTCCGGTACGGCGAGTTCGGCCGTCGGCTCCAGGTGCTGGACACGGGCGTGTTGGCGGGGCAGGCGCTCGCGCTCTGGGCGGCGGCGGGGCTGACCGCCCAGTTGCACAGCCGGTTCGACGAGGCCGGCTTGGCCGAACTCCTCGGCCTCGACCCGGCGGTGGAGAGCGTGCGGGCGGTCGTCACCACCGGGCCGGCCGAGGTGCTCCCGGCCGCCCCGCCGCTGGCGACCGCACCGCCGGCCGCCGCACCGCCGGCCACCGCGCCCCGTGCCGCCGCGTTCCCGGCGAGCGCTTTCGGGGAGCGGCGCTCGGCGCGCGGCGGCTTCCACCCCGTGGCGGTGAGCCGCGCGGAGCTCGACGCCGTCCTCGCCGCCGCCCGGGTCACCGACTCGGGCGACGGCGCCATCGACGGGTTCGCCGGTATCGAGCCCTACTGTCTGGTCAACCGGGTCGAGGGCGTCGCCCCCGGCTGCTACCGGCACGACCCCGGCTCGGGGCAGCTGCACCGGGTCGGCGACGGGCCGCCGCCGGGCGCGCTCTTCCCGGTCGGTCCCAGTGCCGTCGCCTGCTACGAAGCGGCCTTCGCCGTCCTGGTCACCGGCGACTACGAGCGCGGCTATCCGCGCTTCGGTGACCGCTGGTACCGGATGCAGAACCTGGCGGCCGGGATCGCCGGCCAGCGGGTCTGCCTCGCGGCGGCGGCGCAGCCCGTACCGTCCCGGGCAGCGGGCCGCTCGCTCGGCAGCCGGCTGCACTGCGACTTCCTGATCGAGGGCGCCGACGCGCTGCTCGGGGAAGCGGCCGGCTCCAGGACCACCCTGCTGGTGGCGCTGGTGGGCCCCGCGCAGGTCGGCAGCACCCCCGAACAGCAGCCCGGCCGGCCGGCGGGCGCCCGAACCGCCGACACACCAACCGCCGACACCCGAACAGGAGGAGCCGGCCGATGGTGA